In one window of Rhinopithecus roxellana isolate Shanxi Qingling chromosome 15, ASM756505v1, whole genome shotgun sequence DNA:
- the LOC104679441 gene encoding LOW QUALITY PROTEIN: olfactory receptor 5A2 (The sequence of the model RefSeq protein was modified relative to this genomic sequence to represent the inferred CDS: inserted 2 bases in 1 codon; deleted 1 base in 1 codon), translating to MAAGRNNTTVTKFILLGLSDHPQMNIFLFMLFLGLYLLTLTWNLSLIALIRMDSHLHTPMYFFLSNXFLDICYVSSTAPKILSDIITEQKTISFVGCATQYFVFCGMGLTECFLLAAMAYDRYTAICNPLLYTVLISHTLCLKMVVCAYVGGFLSSFIETYSVYQHDFCGPNMIDHFFCDLPPVLALSCSDTFTSEVVTFVVGVLVGIVSVLVVLISYGYIVASVLKLSSATGRIKAFSTCASHLTAVILFYGSGFFMYMRPSSSYSLNRDKVVSIFYALVIPVVNPIIYSFRNKEIKNAMRKAMERDLGISHGGPFIFMTLG from the exons ATGGCTGCAGGAAGGAACAACACAACTGTGACAAAATTCATCCTCCTGGGACTTTCAGACCATCCTCaaatgaatattttccttttcatgttaTTTCTGGGACTCTACCTGCTGACGTTGACCTGGAACTTAAGCCTCATTGCTCTCATCAGGATGGACTCTCACCTGCACACGCCCATGTACTTCTTCCTCAGTAA CTTCCTGGACATCTGCTATGTGTCCTCCACTGCCCCCAAGATCCTCTCTGACATCATCACAGAGCAGAAAACCATTTCGTTTGTTGGCTGTGCCACTCAGTACTTTGTCTTCTGTGGGATGGGGTTGACTGAATGCTTTCTCCTGGCAGCTATGGCCTATGATCGGTATACTGCAATCTGCAACCCCTTGCTTTACACAGTCCTCATATCCCATACCCTTTGTTTAAAGATGGTGGTTTGCGCCTATGTGGGTGGATTCCTTAGCTCTTTCATTGAAACATACTCTGTCTATCAGCATGATTTCTGTGGGCCCAATATGATCGACCACTTTTTCTGTGACCTCCCTCCAGTCCTGGCTCTGTCCTGCTCTGATACCTTCACCAGCGAGGTGGTGACCTTC GTAGTGGGTGTTCTCGTTGGAATAGTGTCTGTGCTAGTGGTCCTCATCTCTTATGGCTACATTGTTGCCTCTGTTCTGAAGCTCAGCTCAGCTACAGGTAGGATCAAGGCCTTCAGCACTTGTGCCTCTCACCTGACTGCTGTGATCCTCTTCTATGGTTCCGGATTCTTCATGTACATGCGACCCAGTTCCAGCTACTCCCTAAACAGGGACAAGGTGGTGTCCATATTCTATGCCTTGGTGATCCCTGTGGTGAATCCCATCATCTACAGTTTTAGGAATAAGGAGATTAAAAATGCCATGAGGAAAGCCATGGAAAGGGACCTCGGGATTTCTCATGGTGGACCATTCATTTTTATGACCTTGGGCTAA